The following coding sequences are from one Epilithonimonas vandammei window:
- a CDS encoding DUF4197 domain-containing protein, with amino-acid sequence MKKKYLIIVGLSISTITQAQIGDVFSSIIKDKTGVDLTKTKTVTPTPTNTTSASNANINLGNLTQTEISSGLKQALNLGVIEGIKKLGVTDGFYKNELVKILMPEKLRKIDTTLRSLGMGSLADQGVKLLNRAAEDAVTEAAPIFVTAITSMTIADAKNILLGSNNAATNYLQTKTQSQLFTAFQPKVQASLGKVGADTVWKNIISKYNLFTGQNVTTDLNEYVTTETINGVFKMVAEKETGIRNNAALRTTSILQQVFGAVKK; translated from the coding sequence ATGAAAAAAAAATATTTAATTATTGTAGGATTATCGATTTCAACCATCACTCAGGCACAGATTGGCGATGTTTTTAGCAGTATCATTAAAGATAAAACAGGCGTAGATCTTACGAAAACAAAAACAGTAACGCCTACTCCAACCAATACAACAAGTGCCTCCAATGCCAATATAAATCTTGGTAATCTGACTCAGACCGAAATTTCATCCGGATTAAAACAAGCACTCAATCTTGGCGTAATAGAAGGTATCAAAAAATTGGGAGTAACCGATGGTTTTTATAAAAATGAATTGGTAAAAATTCTAATGCCTGAAAAACTAAGAAAAATTGATACCACTCTCAGAAGTTTGGGGATGGGAAGCTTGGCGGACCAAGGGGTGAAGCTTTTGAACAGAGCTGCTGAAGATGCCGTAACAGAAGCGGCGCCAATTTTTGTCACTGCAATTACATCGATGACGATTGCCGATGCAAAAAATATTCTTTTGGGAAGCAATAATGCCGCAACCAATTATTTACAGACCAAAACCCAAAGTCAGCTATTCACAGCATTCCAGCCAAAAGTGCAGGCTTCTTTAGGAAAAGTTGGTGCAGATACAGTTTGGAAGAATATCATTTCAAAATACAATCTTTTTACAGGACAAAATGTGACAACAGATCTTAATGAATATGTGACGACAGAAACGATCAACGGGGTTTTCAAAATGGTAGCGGAAAAAGAAACAGGAATCAGAAATAATGCAGCTTTGAGGACGACTTCTATTCTACAACAGGTTTTTGGTGCAGTTAAGAAGTAA
- a CDS encoding DUF72 domain-containing protein — protein MENSKIKFHIGCSGFYNANWKGLLYPENSNNKDFLKLYSQTYNTVEINSTFYRKPTKKTLQKWIDETNDDFKLFIKIPKTISHSGYSENKKEELDNFCQYINENITGKLAGFLIQFPSSFHCNENNNQWLVETLSDDYPIAVEFRHDSWWNDEIFNLFNQHQWIFSGVSFPGKIPEDVIVTNSKIGYYRLHGKPTLYKSPYSEAFLNDLAKKIKATNQPFYIYFNNTWGTAAIENSLYLKKILH, from the coding sequence ATGGAAAATTCTAAAATAAAATTTCATATTGGCTGTTCAGGATTCTATAATGCAAATTGGAAAGGTTTACTTTACCCGGAAAATTCAAATAATAAAGATTTTCTGAAATTATATTCTCAAACTTATAATACTGTTGAAATCAACAGCACTTTTTACCGTAAACCGACAAAAAAAACGCTTCAGAAATGGATAGATGAAACGAATGATGATTTTAAGCTTTTCATTAAGATTCCCAAAACGATTTCTCATTCTGGATATTCAGAAAATAAAAAAGAAGAATTAGATAACTTTTGTCAATATATCAATGAAAATATTACAGGTAAATTAGCTGGATTTCTAATACAATTCCCATCATCTTTTCATTGCAATGAAAATAATAACCAATGGTTGGTAGAAACCTTATCTGATGATTATCCGATTGCAGTCGAATTCAGACACGATTCCTGGTGGAATGATGAAATTTTCAATTTATTCAATCAACATCAATGGATTTTCTCTGGCGTGAGTTTTCCTGGCAAAATTCCGGAAGATGTAATAGTTACGAATTCAAAAATCGGCTATTACAGATTGCACGGAAAACCAACTCTCTACAAATCGCCCTATTCAGAAGCGTTTCTAAATGATTTGGCAAAGAAAATTAAAGCGACCAATCAGCCATTTTATATCTACTTTAACAACACTTGGGGAACTGCCGCCATTGAAAATTCATTATATTTAAAGAAAATTTTACATTAA
- a CDS encoding SIR2 family NAD-dependent protein deacylase produces the protein MKKLVVLSGAGISAESGIKTFRDYNGLWENHRIEDVASPEGFARNPKLVLDFYNARRKQLKEVEPNEAHQILAELENHFDVHIITQNVDDLHERGGSSKIIHLHGELRKARSVNHENDIVECENDINIGDLHPDGSQLRPHIVWFGEMVPEMENAIEIASQADLFLVIGTSMQVYPAASVIRYVPEHCEIFVIDPNMENPNAFTKNENYFKTSATEGMKQLKEILIKNYK, from the coding sequence ATGAAAAAGTTGGTCGTACTTTCGGGCGCTGGCATTTCCGCTGAAAGTGGTATTAAAACTTTCAGAGATTATAATGGACTCTGGGAAAATCACCGGATTGAAGATGTCGCCTCACCCGAAGGCTTTGCCAGGAATCCCAAATTGGTTCTTGATTTTTATAACGCCAGAAGAAAACAGCTGAAGGAAGTAGAACCAAACGAAGCACATCAAATTTTAGCGGAACTGGAAAATCATTTCGATGTACATATTATTACGCAAAATGTCGATGATCTGCACGAGCGCGGCGGCTCTTCAAAAATCATTCACCTACACGGCGAGCTCAGAAAGGCGAGGTCAGTAAATCATGAAAATGATATTGTGGAGTGCGAAAACGACATCAATATTGGCGATCTGCATCCCGACGGCTCACAGCTTCGTCCGCATATTGTGTGGTTTGGAGAAATGGTTCCCGAAATGGAAAATGCAATTGAAATCGCATCTCAGGCAGATTTATTTCTCGTTATTGGCACATCAATGCAGGTTTATCCAGCAGCGTCTGTTATAAGATATGTTCCCGAGCACTGCGAAATTTTTGTTATCGACCCGAATATGGAAAATCCTAATGCTTTCACAAAAAACGAAAACTATTTCAAAACTTCTGCAACAGAAGGGATGAAACAATTGAAAGAAATTTTAATCAAAAATTATAAATAA
- a CDS encoding copper-transporting P-type ATPase — protein MDHHNHHSHDNPHPNQRISPSSVYYCPMECEGEKLYFKPGRCPVCNMFLVPIEEREDHRNKPRTYSKTNLPESFKEKIGDYFCPMFCEGDKTYESDSGCPVCHMHLEEITEDLVRSQMPDAGSLHTHQNTKHLTPNIHQEGKYYCPMFCEGDKVYDSNVGCPVCGMDLVKIPEKKAIEYTCPMHPEIVQNEPGNCPICGMDLVPKPSKDNDHEDETYKLLKRKFWTALGFSVPVFILSMGGMFIDWPFSHQIQGILELILTLPVLFYAGWFLMKRGWISFKTWNLNMFSLIALGVFAAMIFSLIALFVSDILPHELSHGGSIPLYFESVCVILTLVIMGQMMEARAHMKTGKAIEALMNLSPDTANLIVDGKEKKVSLAEVKINDILRVKPGEKIPVDGKIIEGNSNVDEAMITGEAIPVEKKSGDKVTSGTINGNGSFLMRTEKVGDETLLSQIIKMVNEASRSKAPIQKLADKISKIFVPTVIAISVLTFVLWYIFGGENKLIYAFVNAVAVLIVACPCALGLATPMSLMVGIGKGAQNGILIKNAEALEEMHKINVLITDKTGTLTEGKPSLDNIETLENSDKNEVLKLAGSLNQNSEHPLSNAVLDKFKAENLQFENVQNFENISGKGVKGIINNEDILLGNEALLKHFNIEIPEDLKQKVIQKQDEAKTISYLAKSGKVIGFLSFSDRIKSTSKQAIDYLHSQNIQVIMMTGDNEHTAKAVATELGIKTYKANCLPEDKMNEIKKLQAEGKIVAMTGDGINDAPALAQSNIGIAMGTGTDVAMESAEITLLKGDILGVAKAKILSEKLLKNIKENLFFAFIYNVLGIPLAAGLLYPFFGILLSPMIAAAAMSFSSVSVILNSLRLNNVKLEI, from the coding sequence ATGGATCATCATAATCATCATAGTCACGACAATCCTCATCCCAATCAAAGAATCTCGCCAAGTTCCGTCTATTATTGTCCAATGGAATGCGAAGGTGAAAAACTCTATTTCAAACCTGGAAGATGTCCCGTTTGTAATATGTTCCTCGTTCCGATAGAAGAACGGGAAGATCATAGAAATAAACCTCGAACTTATTCTAAAACCAACCTTCCCGAGAGTTTCAAAGAGAAAATCGGAGATTATTTTTGTCCGATGTTTTGCGAAGGTGACAAAACTTATGAGTCAGATTCCGGTTGTCCGGTTTGTCATATGCATTTGGAAGAAATCACAGAAGATTTGGTCAGAAGTCAGATGCCGGATGCTGGAAGTTTACATACGCATCAAAACACCAAACACCTAACACCAAACATCCACCAAGAAGGTAAATATTACTGTCCAATGTTTTGCGAAGGCGATAAGGTTTATGATTCTAATGTTGGATGTCCGGTTTGCGGAATGGATTTAGTCAAAATCCCAGAAAAAAAAGCGATTGAATACACTTGTCCAATGCATCCTGAGATTGTGCAAAACGAACCCGGAAATTGTCCAATTTGCGGAATGGATCTCGTACCAAAACCATCAAAAGATAATGACCACGAAGATGAAACTTACAAATTATTAAAAAGAAAATTCTGGACAGCTTTAGGATTTTCCGTTCCTGTTTTTATTTTATCAATGGGCGGAATGTTTATTGATTGGCCATTTTCTCATCAAATCCAGGGGATTTTAGAATTAATTTTGACATTACCAGTTTTGTTTTATGCAGGTTGGTTCCTGATGAAACGAGGCTGGATTTCTTTCAAAACCTGGAATCTCAATATGTTTTCATTGATTGCATTAGGGGTTTTTGCAGCAATGATTTTTAGTTTAATTGCTTTATTTGTTTCCGATATTTTACCTCACGAATTATCTCACGGGGGAAGTATTCCACTCTATTTTGAATCTGTCTGTGTGATTCTGACTTTGGTGATAATGGGCCAGATGATGGAAGCCAGAGCGCATATGAAAACCGGAAAAGCCATCGAGGCTCTAATGAATCTTTCGCCTGACACAGCCAATCTGATTGTAGATGGAAAGGAGAAAAAAGTATCACTGGCAGAAGTTAAAATCAACGATATACTAAGAGTAAAACCAGGCGAAAAAATTCCTGTCGATGGGAAAATTATCGAAGGAAATTCCAATGTGGACGAAGCTATGATTACGGGCGAAGCAATTCCTGTGGAGAAAAAATCAGGCGACAAAGTAACGTCTGGAACCATCAATGGAAATGGAAGTTTTTTGATGAGAACTGAAAAAGTAGGGGATGAAACCTTGCTTTCTCAAATTATTAAAATGGTTAACGAAGCAAGCAGAAGCAAAGCGCCTATTCAGAAATTAGCTGATAAAATCTCAAAGATATTTGTTCCGACTGTGATTGCGATTTCGGTTCTGACATTTGTTTTATGGTATATTTTCGGTGGTGAAAATAAGTTGATTTATGCTTTTGTGAATGCAGTTGCTGTTCTAATTGTCGCTTGTCCTTGTGCTCTTGGTTTGGCAACTCCGATGAGTCTAATGGTAGGAATTGGAAAAGGTGCACAAAACGGAATTTTAATCAAAAATGCGGAAGCACTTGAAGAAATGCACAAAATCAATGTTTTGATTACTGATAAAACTGGAACGTTGACCGAAGGAAAACCAAGTCTTGATAATATCGAAACACTTGAAAATTCAGATAAAAACGAAGTTTTAAAATTAGCGGGTTCCTTAAATCAGAATTCTGAGCATCCTTTATCGAATGCCGTTTTAGATAAATTTAAAGCAGAAAATTTACAATTTGAAAATGTCCAAAACTTTGAAAATATTTCTGGAAAAGGTGTGAAAGGAATAATTAATAATGAAGATATTCTACTCGGAAATGAAGCTTTACTAAAACATTTTAATATCGAAATTCCAGAAGATTTAAAACAAAAAGTAATTCAGAAACAGGATGAAGCTAAAACGATTTCTTACCTCGCAAAATCTGGAAAAGTAATTGGATTCCTAAGCTTCTCGGACAGAATAAAATCAACTTCAAAACAAGCCATCGACTATCTCCATTCTCAAAACATCCAAGTGATAATGATGACTGGCGACAACGAACATACCGCAAAAGCAGTTGCAACAGAACTAGGAATAAAAACTTATAAAGCCAATTGTCTTCCTGAGGACAAAATGAATGAAATCAAAAAACTTCAAGCCGAAGGAAAAATCGTAGCGATGACCGGAGACGGAATCAATGATGCGCCGGCTTTGGCTCAATCTAATATCGGTATTGCAATGGGAACAGGAACTGATGTTGCTATGGAAAGTGCAGAAATCACACTGTTGAAAGGCGATATTCTCGGTGTTGCAAAAGCAAAAATATTGAGTGAAAAACTATTGAAAAATATCAAAGAAAACTTATTCTTCGCTTTTATTTATAATGTGTTGGGAATTCCGTTAGCCGCTGGATTGCTATATCCTTTCTTTGGAATTTTGTTAAGTCCAATGATTGCTGCGGCTGCCATGAGTTTCAGTTCTGTTTCTGTGATTTTAAATTCTTTGAGATTGAATAATGTGAAATTGGAGATTTAG
- a CDS encoding O-acetylhomoserine aminocarboxypropyltransferase/cysteine synthase family protein, with product MSQLKFETLQLHAGHDIDNTNSSAVPIYQTTSYVFNNAEHGANLFGLKEFGNIYTRIMNPTTDIFEKRIAALHGGVAALAVASGHAAQFIAIINILQSGDNFVTSPFLYGGSHNQFKVSFKKFGIEARFAKDDTPEDFEELIDENTKALYLETIGNPTLNIPDFDAIANVAKKHNIPLIVDNTFGAGGFLFKPFDHGANIVVESATKWIGGHGNSIGGIIIDGGNFDWSSEKFPLLSKPSDGYHGLVFSDVFGKNSPFGNIAYIIKARVEGLRDFGPAISPFNSFLLLQGVETLSLRVERTVENALKTAKFLEDQDKVEKVFYPGLESFPDHQLAKKYFKNGFGGVLSFELKGGKENAVKFIDNLKLFSNLANVGDSKSLVLNPASTSHSQLSEEELKKSGLAPGLVRLSLGIEHIDDILEDINQALQKTFDQ from the coding sequence ATGAGTCAGTTAAAATTTGAAACTTTACAGTTACACGCAGGGCACGATATAGACAATACCAACTCTAGTGCTGTACCCATCTATCAAACAACTTCTTATGTTTTCAACAATGCAGAACACGGTGCCAACCTATTTGGACTGAAAGAGTTCGGGAATATCTACACCCGGATTATGAATCCAACAACCGATATTTTTGAAAAAAGAATTGCGGCTTTACACGGTGGCGTTGCGGCTTTGGCAGTTGCGTCAGGTCACGCGGCACAATTCATTGCGATTATCAACATCTTACAATCTGGAGATAATTTTGTGACTTCTCCATTCTTATATGGCGGTTCTCATAATCAATTCAAGGTTAGCTTTAAGAAGTTTGGAATAGAGGCTCGATTTGCTAAAGATGATACCCCCGAAGATTTTGAAGAATTGATTGATGAAAATACCAAAGCTTTATATCTAGAAACCATTGGTAATCCTACTCTTAATATCCCAGACTTTGACGCTATTGCTAATGTTGCAAAAAAACATAACATTCCTTTGATTGTTGACAATACATTTGGAGCTGGTGGATTTTTATTTAAACCTTTTGATCATGGTGCCAATATTGTTGTAGAATCTGCTACAAAATGGATTGGCGGACACGGCAACTCTATTGGTGGAATCATTATTGATGGTGGCAATTTTGACTGGTCATCGGAGAAATTCCCATTGTTATCAAAACCTTCGGACGGATATCACGGTTTGGTATTTTCTGATGTTTTTGGAAAGAATTCTCCATTTGGGAACATTGCATACATCATAAAAGCAAGAGTGGAAGGTCTTAGAGATTTTGGGCCTGCTATTTCTCCATTCAACTCATTTCTTCTGTTACAAGGCGTAGAAACATTGTCATTAAGAGTAGAAAGAACAGTTGAAAATGCTTTGAAAACAGCTAAATTTCTAGAAGATCAAGACAAGGTAGAAAAAGTATTTTATCCCGGTCTGGAAAGCTTTCCTGATCATCAGCTTGCAAAAAAATATTTTAAAAATGGGTTCGGCGGTGTTTTATCTTTTGAATTGAAAGGTGGAAAAGAAAATGCCGTAAAATTTATAGATAATCTAAAACTATTCTCAAATCTTGCTAACGTAGGAGATTCAAAAAGCTTAGTTCTTAACCCAGCTTCTACTTCCCACTCTCAACTGTCGGAAGAAGAACTCAAAAAATCTGGTTTAGCGCCTGGACTTGTACGCCTTAGCCTTGGCATAGAGCATATTGATGATATTCTGGAGGATATTAATCAAGCATTACAAAAAACTTTTGACCAATAG
- a CDS encoding TonB-dependent receptor plug domain-containing protein → MIQKTTKTFGKKNAVLSTAVIFFSGIYLTQAQQTQPVKDSALDKQIEEVVLVGSRSGGRSKADSPVPVDVFNLKDIQLSLPQTNINQILNSIAPSFTSTIQTNADGSDHLDPAQLRGLGPDQALVLVNGKRRHTSALINVNGTPGRGSVGTDLNAIPAFALSKIEVLRDGASAQYGSDAIAGVMNLQLKKDTGKLTGQFNYGGYLTPAANDHTGNYDGQQYQVDLNYGNKIGKRGGFYNLTWSSQFRDPTRRAGTESAPIYNAYNAIEKRALENGVNLSSYFSNINNLKGTAGEQDFVNLIHQYAQGVSYFNSVSPTLQSSIQSANSITALQNVLKTSAFTTDQLNYLTDQELAYRGQTRKDFNMQVGQSKLNNHQLFANVEVPLNDDWKVYTFGGYSIRNGASGGFYRRPTQSRTFTGLYIDGYLPEIHTKIQDVSLAAGIKGKWNGWNVDLSNTFGQNGFDYTIENTGNTSLRFNSPSTFKAGGLQFLQNTINLDFSKQFDVFEGLNVAFGAEQRHENFRINPGEEASYTAYDIYGNPQTAATSISDKPTDFFGAALPGSSQVFAGFREANRTDKNRNAYAAYADVEFNFTNWFLVDAAIRYENYSDFGSTFNYKLASRIKLADNFNFRFAGSTGFRAPSIHQIYYNTTSTLFVSGELREVGTFSNDQPIAVGFGIPNLKQETSKSVSTGFTYKIPALNLNVTADAYFIRIDDRIVLTDQFTRFANPTTEAQKLVNAEFTKAGVNAAQFFANSIDTETRGLDVVISHSLSKEAFKLTNDFAINLNNTRKVGDIHASDLLKNAGLETTYFGERSRVYLEDSVPKIKASLSNNFKWNDFNFYLRNTYYGKVYGADGLNGNAYDHQLISDKIVTDLSIGYDINKNFNLTIGTNNLFDIYPTKNVTSSTNNDQFIYSRSTAQFGQNGRYVFSKLTVSF, encoded by the coding sequence ATGATTCAAAAAACTACAAAAACATTCGGGAAAAAAAATGCGGTGTTATCCACAGCGGTTATTTTCTTCTCCGGAATTTATTTGACTCAGGCTCAGCAAACTCAGCCTGTCAAAGATTCAGCTTTGGATAAGCAAATCGAAGAGGTGGTTCTGGTTGGTTCCAGAAGTGGTGGGCGCTCCAAAGCGGACAGTCCAGTTCCAGTAGACGTCTTCAACCTAAAGGATATTCAGCTGAGTTTGCCGCAGACCAATATCAATCAGATTCTTAATAGTATTGCGCCATCTTTTACATCCACCATCCAGACGAATGCAGATGGATCAGATCATCTTGATCCGGCACAGCTAAGAGGTTTAGGTCCAGATCAGGCATTAGTTTTGGTCAATGGGAAAAGACGTCATACTTCAGCTTTAATTAATGTGAACGGAACTCCCGGAAGAGGATCTGTGGGAACAGATTTGAATGCGATTCCTGCATTTGCATTAAGCAAAATTGAAGTACTGAGAGACGGCGCTTCTGCACAATATGGTTCGGATGCTATCGCTGGAGTAATGAACCTTCAGCTAAAAAAAGACACGGGAAAACTAACAGGACAGTTCAATTATGGTGGTTATCTGACGCCGGCAGCCAATGATCATACAGGAAATTATGACGGACAGCAGTATCAGGTAGATCTGAACTATGGTAATAAAATAGGGAAAAGAGGTGGTTTTTATAATTTGACTTGGTCTTCACAATTCCGTGATCCAACAAGAAGAGCCGGAACTGAAAGCGCACCAATTTACAATGCTTACAATGCTATTGAAAAAAGAGCTTTAGAAAATGGAGTGAATCTTTCTTCTTATTTTAGTAATATTAATAACCTGAAAGGCACTGCTGGCGAACAGGATTTTGTTAATCTAATCCATCAATATGCGCAAGGTGTCAGTTATTTTAATTCTGTTTCACCCACTCTTCAATCTAGTATCCAGTCTGCAAATAGCATAACTGCTTTGCAAAATGTTCTTAAAACATCAGCATTTACAACCGATCAATTAAACTATTTGACAGACCAAGAGTTGGCTTACAGAGGACAGACCAGAAAAGACTTTAATATGCAGGTTGGGCAATCGAAACTGAACAATCATCAGCTATTTGCAAATGTGGAAGTACCACTGAACGACGACTGGAAAGTTTATACCTTTGGTGGTTACTCGATCCGAAATGGCGCTTCCGGTGGTTTCTACAGAAGACCGACACAATCAAGAACATTTACAGGACTATATATTGATGGGTATTTGCCAGAGATTCATACGAAGATTCAGGATGTGTCTTTGGCAGCGGGAATCAAAGGAAAATGGAATGGTTGGAATGTTGATCTTAGTAATACTTTCGGGCAAAACGGTTTCGATTATACGATTGAAAATACCGGAAATACAAGTTTAAGATTCAATTCGCCAAGTACCTTTAAAGCTGGTGGTTTGCAGTTTTTACAGAACACAATTAATCTAGATTTCAGCAAACAATTTGATGTTTTTGAAGGTCTGAATGTGGCATTCGGAGCGGAGCAGCGTCACGAGAATTTCAGAATCAATCCAGGAGAAGAAGCTTCTTACACGGCTTACGATATTTATGGTAATCCACAAACAGCGGCAACATCAATTTCTGATAAACCAACCGATTTTTTTGGTGCAGCATTGCCGGGAAGTTCTCAGGTTTTTGCCGGTTTCCGGGAAGCTAACAGAACCGACAAAAATAGAAATGCTTATGCGGCTTATGCTGATGTGGAATTCAATTTTACCAATTGGTTTCTGGTAGATGCGGCAATCAGATATGAAAATTATTCTGATTTTGGTTCAACATTCAATTATAAATTGGCCTCCAGAATCAAGCTGGCAGATAATTTCAACTTCCGTTTTGCAGGTTCTACAGGTTTCAGAGCGCCATCGATACATCAGATTTATTATAACACAACTTCTACTTTATTTGTGAGTGGCGAACTGAGGGAAGTAGGAACATTCAGTAATGATCAGCCGATTGCTGTTGGTTTCGGGATTCCTAATTTAAAACAGGAAACTTCCAAGTCAGTCAGCACAGGATTTACCTACAAAATCCCTGCACTTAATCTGAACGTTACAGCAGACGCTTATTTTATCAGAATTGATGACAGAATTGTTCTAACGGATCAGTTTACGAGATTTGCTAATCCTACTACAGAGGCGCAAAAACTGGTGAATGCCGAATTTACAAAAGCAGGTGTAAATGCTGCGCAGTTTTTTGCCAATTCCATTGATACTGAAACTAGAGGTTTGGATGTGGTCATCAGCCATTCTCTGTCAAAAGAAGCTTTCAAACTAACCAATGATTTTGCCATCAATTTGAATAACACCAGAAAAGTAGGAGATATCCACGCTTCGGATCTCCTTAAAAATGCAGGTCTGGAAACCACTTATTTCGGTGAGCGTTCCAGAGTGTATCTAGAAGACTCTGTTCCTAAAATCAAGGCCAGTTTGTCTAATAACTTTAAATGGAATGATTTTAATTTCTATTTGAGAAACACCTATTACGGAAAAGTTTATGGAGCAGATGGACTCAATGGAAATGCGTATGACCATCAATTGATTTCGGATAAAATTGTTACAGATTTATCAATTGGTTACGACATCAACAAGAATTTTAATTTAACAATTGGAACGAATAACTTGTTTGATATTTACCCAACTAAAAATGTGACATCTTCTACTAATAATGATCAATTCATCTATTCCAGATCAACAGCGCAGTTTGGGCAGAATGGACGATACGTGTTTAGTAAACTAACGGTTTCTTTCTAA
- a CDS encoding GLPGLI family protein, protein MKNTPLLLFILLSGFLSSQNKQFLYEYRFIPDSTNKADIKSEIMILNIQKDRSEYYSSVRFASDSAQAADYKKGINSMPNGDALVSEWVTKSPNTNQIVHTTFLGWDKYKVKQEILLTWKLTGAFSKILNYDVQKATTEYGGRKWTAWFTKEIPIQDGPYKFKGLPGLILKIEDETKSHIWELKGIRSSQEELVFPDLGQYSITEVNYNQYVKKLKVTAPILLQIWWVVFLTNEILQEK, encoded by the coding sequence CAGTTTTTGTATGAATACAGATTCATCCCAGACTCTACAAACAAAGCTGACATCAAATCGGAAATTATGATCCTCAATATCCAAAAAGACAGATCAGAATATTACAGTTCTGTGCGGTTTGCTTCAGATTCTGCTCAAGCTGCAGATTACAAAAAAGGAATCAATTCTATGCCTAACGGAGATGCTCTGGTGAGTGAATGGGTGACCAAAAGTCCGAATACCAATCAGATAGTGCATACTACTTTTTTGGGATGGGACAAGTACAAAGTAAAGCAAGAGATTCTGCTTACTTGGAAACTGACCGGTGCTTTTTCCAAAATCTTAAATTATGACGTGCAAAAGGCAACAACAGAATATGGCGGCAGAAAATGGACAGCGTGGTTTACCAAAGAAATACCAATCCAGGATGGCCCATATAAATTCAAAGGTTTGCCAGGTTTAATTTTGAAAATTGAAGACGAAACGAAAAGTCATATTTGGGAGCTGAAAGGCATTCGATCCAGTCAGGAAGAATTGGTCTTTCCTGACCTCGGACAATACAGCATCACCGAAGTGAATTACAATCAGTACGTTAAAAAATTAAAAGTTACCGCGCCAATCCTACTGCAGATTTGGTGGGTCGTATTCCTGACCAACGAGATTCTACAGGAAAAATGA
- a CDS encoding CoA transferase subunit B: MLTKEQIAQRISKEVKDGMYVNLGIGIPTLVANYVPEDISVEFQSENGVLGMGPFPYEGEEDADLINAGKQTITILPGGSFFDSAFSFGMIRSQKVDLTILGAMEVSENGDIANWKIPGKMVKGMGGAMDLVASAENIIVAMMHVNKAGESKILKKCTLPLTGVNCVKKVVTELAVMEITDKGFKLLERAPGISVEHIVKATEADLIIEGEIPEMSF; the protein is encoded by the coding sequence ATGCTTACAAAAGAACAAATCGCGCAACGCATATCCAAAGAAGTGAAAGACGGGATGTATGTCAACCTTGGAATCGGGATTCCGACTTTGGTTGCCAACTATGTTCCGGAGGATATTTCGGTGGAATTCCAGAGTGAAAATGGCGTTCTTGGAATGGGACCTTTTCCGTATGAAGGAGAAGAAGATGCGGACTTGATTAATGCAGGAAAGCAGACGATCACAATTCTTCCCGGAGGTTCTTTTTTTGATTCGGCTTTCAGTTTTGGGATGATCAGAAGCCAAAAAGTGGATTTGACAATTCTTGGCGCAATGGAAGTTTCTGAGAACGGCGATATTGCCAATTGGAAAATCCCCGGGAAAATGGTCAAAGGAATGGGCGGCGCAATGGATTTGGTAGCGTCTGCAGAGAATATCATTGTTGCGATGATGCACGTTAACAAAGCCGGAGAATCCAAAATTCTGAAAAAATGTACACTTCCTCTAACAGGTGTGAATTGTGTTAAGAAAGTTGTAACGGAATTAGCCGTTATGGAAATTACAGATAAAGGTTTCAAACTGCTGGAAAGAGCACCTGGAATTTCGGTTGAACATATTGTGAAAGCCACAGAAGCGGATTTGATTATTGAAGGAGAAATTCCTGAGATGTCGTTTTAG